The Candidatus Margulisiibacteriota bacterium nucleotide sequence GGATAAGCAGGGAGCCGAGGTCAAGAAGATCATCGAAGGGATCAAAAAGAGCGCCCAGTCTAATGCCGCTTTGGCGGAAATGGTCGCCAAGAACCCGGGCGACGTCAAAAAAGTGATCGAAGAGATCGAATACGAGTCGATGCGCCGGATGATCTTAAAGGATGGTAAGCGAATCGACGGCCGCGGACCGAAAGAGATGCGCGAGATCAGCTGTGAACTGGGTGTCTTGCCGCGGACCCACGGCTCCGCCATTTTCTCCCGCGGGCAGACCCAGGTCCTGACGGTAGTCACCCTCGGTTCAGCCGGAGAAGGGCAGAGGATCGAAGGGTTGGACCTCGAAGAGACCAAGAAACGGTACATGCACCATTACAACTTTCCGGCCTATTCGGTCGGTGAGGTTCGCCCGCTGCGCGGGGCTGGCCGGCGCGAGATCGGTCACGGTGCCCTGGCGGAAAAAGCCCTCTTGTCGGTCATTCCGGACGAAGAGGTTTTTCCTTATACCCTTAGATTAGTTTCCGAAGTCCTCGGGAGCAACGGTTCGACCTCGATGGCCTCGACTTGCGGCTCGACCCTTGCCTTGATGGATGCCGGGGTCAAGATCGAAGCGCCGGTCGCCGGCATCTCGATCGGCTTGATCTCCGAAGGGGACAAGGCGGTCACCATTACCGACATCCAGGGAGTGGAAGACCACCTGGGCGATATGGACTTTAAGGTGACGGGGACCCGCACCGGGATCACCGCCATCCAGGTCGACATCAAGATCAAAGGGTTATCGTTTGAGATCATCGAGCGCGCCCTGCAGCAGGCCAAAGAGGGGCGCAACTTCATTCTCGACAAGATGGAAGAGACGATCAAAGAGCCGCGGGCCGAAATGTCCCCTTACGCGCCGCGCGTCATCACCATTAAAATTGACCCGAGCAAGATCGGCATGGTCATCGGCCCTGGCGGCAAGAATATCCGGCGGATCACCGAAGAGACCGGCGTCCAGATCGATATCAATGACGATGGGACGATCCTGATCACGACCGCCGACGCCGAAGGGGCGAAGAAAGCAAAGGCGGAGATCGAAGCGATCACTTTTGAGCCGAAGATCGGCGATGTCTTCAAATCGCGGGTCGTCCGGATCATGGCGTTCGGCGCCTTCTGCGAAATCCCGGGCGGGAAAGACGGCTTGATCCACATTTCCCATCTCTCCAACCAGCGCGTGGGGAAGGTCGAAGACGTCCTCAAGATCGATGACGAGGTCATCGTCAAGGTCATCGAGATCGACGACATGGGTCGGATCAACCTGACGGTCAAAGGCGTGACCGACGAAGACAAAAAGCGCGCGGTTTAAGCAGTCGAAACCCTCACCCGCTAACGTAAAGTGTCCCCCCTCTCCCAAAGGGAGAGGGGTTTTCGTTTAAATTTTCAAACCCACCGTATATTTCTTTCTGTGTTTTGCCCGAAATTGTCATTTTTCCCCTTATACGCGTAATTAATGTATAATTGCTATTATGCCTGCTCCAAAAGAAGTAATTGAGCTTGTCGAACGATTTGAACGCAATCTGGAAGAATACAAATCGGGCCGCTACAATGAAACCCAGCTACGGATAGAATTTTTAGACCCATTTTTTGAGGCGCTCGGATGGGATATCAACAATAAAGAGGGCCGCGCCCCCGCCTACCGGGATGTAACCCATGAAGACCGCCTTTCAGTCGGAGAATGGACCAAATCGCCCGATTATTGCTTCCGGGTCGGCAAAGAACGGAAGTTTTTCCTTGAAGCGAAGAAACCCTCGATTAATGTCAAAGAAGATATCAGCCCCGCCTACCAGCTAAGGCGATATGCCTGGTCGGCCAAACTTCCTCTTTCTATCCTTTCCGACTTTGAAGAATTTGCGGTATATGACACTCGGATAAAACCGGTTAAAACCAATGGCGCGAAGGTTGCGCGTATTAAGTACTTTACCTACAAAGATTATATTGATAAATGGGACGAGATCGCCGGGATATTTTCGCGGGAAGCGGTTTTAAAAGGCTCTTTCGACAAATACGCGGTTTCAGGTAAAAAGAGACGGGGGACGGCGGAAGTTGACGATGAATTTCTTAAAGAGATCGAATTGTGGAGGGAGATACTGGCCAAAAACATTGCCGAAAATAACCCGAGGCTTTCCACCCGTGAATTAAATTACGCGGTCCAGAGCACGATCGACCGGATAATCTTTTTAAGAATATGCGAGGATCGGAGGATAGAAGATTACGCCAGGTTAATGGCTTTGCAGAATGGCGACAATGTATATCCGCGCTTATGCGACCTGTTCAAGCAGGCTGATGATAAATATAATTCGGGGTTATTCCATTTCAGCGAAGAAAAAGGAAGGACCGGCCACCCCGATACCCTGGCGCTGAAATTGAAAATCGATGATAAACCAATAAAAGAGATCATTAAGGGGTTATATTATCCCGACAGCCCATATCAATTCGATTATATGCCGATCGAGATACTCGGGCAGGTTTATGAGCAGTTCTTAGGCAAAGTAATTCGCCTTGAAGACCATCACGCCGTAATTGAGGAAAAGCCGGAGGTGCGGAAGGCGGGCGGTGTTTATTACACACCAAAGTATATTGTTGATTACATCGTTAAGAATACGGTCGGAAAGCTGCTCGAAGGTAAAACGCCGAAGCAGGCGGCAAAGATCAAAATCCTCGATCCAGCCTGCGGTTCCGGGTCGTTCCTGATCGGGGCTTACCAGTATCTGCTCGATTGGCACCGCGAGTGGTATGAAAATGACGGTGCTCTAAAGTGGGCCAAGAAAACGTCTCCAGTGCTATATCAGGATATACATGGGGGATGGCAGTTGACCATTGCCGAGAAGAAGAGGATCTTGCTTAATAATATTTTCGGGGTAGACATCGACTCGCAGGCGGTGGAGGTTACCAAGCTTTCTTTACTATTGAAGGTCTTGGAAGGAGAAACATCGCAGACGATCAATTCCACGCTCCGGCTGTTTCATGAGCGTGCCTTGCCCGACCTTGGCAACAACATTAAGTGTGGAAATTCCCTGATCGGGCCGGATTATTATGAGAATAAACAGATTAGTTTGTTAGAAGAAGAAGAACGCTATAAGGTGAATGTCTTCGATTGGCAAAAAGAGTTTGCTGATATTATGCAAGTCGGGGGATTTGATGTTGTAATTGGAAACCCTCCGTATGTGAATATGGTGGCTCTTCCCAAAAACGAGCGAGAATATTTTCAAAATAAATACAATTCTTGTAAAAATAAAAGCGATCTTTACAGTTTTTTTGTTGAGAAGGCCATGTGTTTGACTTCAAAGCCAATAAGACGGATAGGGCTTATTATCCCACAGACCTGGCTTGCCACCGATAGCTTTGAATTACTGAGAGAAGAATTATTTGGCGAGAAGGCAATAGATGAGTTGGTGGATTTAGGGCATGGAGTTTTCCGAGGTGTAATAGTAAAAGCATTGATACTTATATGTTCCCGTGCGAACAAAGAGATTCAGATAAAGAACAAAGATTTTACGGACCGGATTAGCGTACGAACCAATATATGGGATAAGCGGCCTTTTCAGATTGATTTGTCATGGAGTACGCAAAGACAAAATATAAGCGATAAGCTTTATAGGTCGGGGAAAACGCTTAGCTCAATTATTCAATTTCAAAGAGGGATAAAGACGAGCAATGATAAGAAATTTGTATTAAGCAAGCAGATTAACAAAGATTGCATGAAAGTATTTCGCGGAAGGAATATAAAGGCCTACCAACTGAATTGGGAGGGGGAATACATTTGGTATAGGCCAGATTTGATGAAAGCAAAGGTTGGTAGCCTTCCTCATAGCAAATCGTTTTTTGAGGTTCCGGAAAAGATCGTGACTCAACGGATCAATAGCTCTATGCAACTGCTTGCTGCTTATGATAACAGACAAAACTACTTTTTGGACACAACAAATGTATCAAATTATAGTTCGTGGGATAAAAAGCATCCCCTAAAATATATATTAGCATTATTGAATTCCAAGCTAATCAACTATTGGTATTGTAATAAGTATAGAATGCCGACAATTGGGCTTTATGAGCTTCATAGCATTCCAATCAAATTGATTGATAAAAATGATGATCTAGATAAGAACGCTTGTAATGAAATAATCCGATGTGTTGATATAATAATCAAATTAAAAGATCAAGAAACAAATGAAAGCACTTCTCACGGGAAAACAACCTTATCGCGCCAAATAGATAATGCAAATAAACATATTGATCAGCTTGTTTATAAGCTTTATGGGTTGACGGATGAGGAGGTGGGGGTGGTGGAGGGGGGAGGATGAGTTTTATAAATTTAGACCTTTCCATGAATGACGAATTTGATAATCAATTGTTTAGCGAGAGACATGAATTTAAAGGGACTTTGTCTAAAGGCGGAATAAGCGTTAATAATCTGCAAATATTTATAGAATACTCTTTGGTTTCGGTTGGCCATATTAAAGGGAAAATCACGGGAGACGCAAGTGTTTACA carries:
- a CDS encoding polyribonucleotide nucleotidyltransferase; its protein translation is MIKTVKQDLGDGRIISLETGRVAREAGGSVIVRLGDTMILAVATMSATQREGIDFFPLLVDFEEKLYAAGRIPGGFFKREGRPSEKAILTARKIDRPIRPMFPEGFRNDVQIVVTPLSVDQENPPDILAIIGASAALSISDIPFDGPLAAVRVAKVGDQFITNPTATQMKESSLDLVIAGNNETVSMIEAGADQVSEADVLAAIKAGHVVIRQMIALQLELVKQAGQPKIAVAIHEIDPQIEKLVRDQATSQIEAALKIADKDKQGAEVKKIIEGIKKSAQSNAALAEMVAKNPGDVKKVIEEIEYESMRRMILKDGKRIDGRGPKEMREISCELGVLPRTHGSAIFSRGQTQVLTVVTLGSAGEGQRIEGLDLEETKKRYMHHYNFPAYSVGEVRPLRGAGRREIGHGALAEKALLSVIPDEEVFPYTLRLVSEVLGSNGSTSMASTCGSTLALMDAGVKIEAPVAGISIGLISEGDKAVTITDIQGVEDHLGDMDFKVTGTRTGITAIQVDIKIKGLSFEIIERALQQAKEGRNFILDKMEETIKEPRAEMSPYAPRVITIKIDPSKIGMVIGPGGKNIRRITEETGVQIDINDDGTILITTADAEGAKKAKAEIEAITFEPKIGDVFKSRVVRIMAFGAFCEIPGGKDGLIHISHLSNQRVGKVEDVLKIDDEVIVKVIEIDDMGRINLTVKGVTDEDKKRAV
- a CDS encoding TaqI-like C-terminal specificity domain-containing protein translates to MPAPKEVIELVERFERNLEEYKSGRYNETQLRIEFLDPFFEALGWDINNKEGRAPAYRDVTHEDRLSVGEWTKSPDYCFRVGKERKFFLEAKKPSINVKEDISPAYQLRRYAWSAKLPLSILSDFEEFAVYDTRIKPVKTNGAKVARIKYFTYKDYIDKWDEIAGIFSREAVLKGSFDKYAVSGKKRRGTAEVDDEFLKEIELWREILAKNIAENNPRLSTRELNYAVQSTIDRIIFLRICEDRRIEDYARLMALQNGDNVYPRLCDLFKQADDKYNSGLFHFSEEKGRTGHPDTLALKLKIDDKPIKEIIKGLYYPDSPYQFDYMPIEILGQVYEQFLGKVIRLEDHHAVIEEKPEVRKAGGVYYTPKYIVDYIVKNTVGKLLEGKTPKQAAKIKILDPACGSGSFLIGAYQYLLDWHREWYENDGALKWAKKTSPVLYQDIHGGWQLTIAEKKRILLNNIFGVDIDSQAVEVTKLSLLLKVLEGETSQTINSTLRLFHERALPDLGNNIKCGNSLIGPDYYENKQISLLEEEERYKVNVFDWQKEFADIMQVGGFDVVIGNPPYVNMVALPKNEREYFQNKYNSCKNKSDLYSFFVEKAMCLTSKPIRRIGLIIPQTWLATDSFELLREELFGEKAIDELVDLGHGVFRGVIVKALILICSRANKEIQIKNKDFTDRISVRTNIWDKRPFQIDLSWSTQRQNISDKLYRSGKTLSSIIQFQRGIKTSNDKKFVLSKQINKDCMKVFRGRNIKAYQLNWEGEYIWYRPDLMKAKVGSLPHSKSFFEVPEKIVTQRINSSMQLLAAYDNRQNYFLDTTNVSNYSSWDKKHPLKYILALLNSKLINYWYCNKYRMPTIGLYELHSIPIKLIDKNDDLDKNACNEIIRCVDIIIKLKDQETNESTSHGKTTLSRQIDNANKHIDQLVYKLYGLTDEEVGVVEGGG